The DNA segment GTGCCATATCAAGGTGAAGTGTTCAGTTTCAAAGGCGAATATAAAAAGATTTCGATGGCTAATGCGATTTTGGAACATAATCCTGAAATCAATGCAGAGCAAGTGAATGACCGTGAGTTCTTGGCAAATTTTGTACAAACTGTACTCAAAGAAAAAGTTAAAGATGGTTTTGGTCTAGGGAAACTGCAAACAATCGTTTTCGAAGAGACCGTTGAAACTAAACTGCGTCAACCCACTTTCATTACGGAATATCCTGCGGAAACTTCGCCGTTGGCTCGTCGTAATGACCATAACCCGCATATCACAGACCGCTTTGAATTCTTCATTGGTGGGCGTGAGCTTGCAAATGGTTTCAGCGAGTTGAATGATCCGATTGATCAAGCGGAACGCTTCCGTCAACAAGTGGCAGAGAAAGATGCAGGTGATGATGAGGCGATGCATTTCGATGCTGACTTTGTTGAGGCGCTGGAATATGGCTTACCACCGACTGCGGGGCAAGGGATTGGGATTGATCGTTTGGTGATGCTATTTGCAGACGCTGCAAGTATCCGGGATGTGATTTTGTTCCCTCATATGAGACGTAAAGAAGGCTAATTTCCGATGACGCTTGCGGTATTGTCTGACCTTAATCAAATCACAGAAACACTTATTCAAATTCCCGCTGGTGAACGTCGCTGGCTAGGTAATTTGACGGGTGCTTTACCGTCACTGGTTCTTGCTGAACTGGTTCAGCGGACTACGAGTCTGGTTGTGATGGTTGCAAAAGACAGTGCTCAAGTCAGTCTGATTGATGAAGAGTTACGTTTTTTTGGCGTGACACCATATATTTTCCCTGACTGGGAAACACTACCTTATGATCGTCTTTCAGTTCATCAAAGTATTATTTCTGAGCGTTTATCTTTGCTGTCGAATATGCCTCAGCAAGGTGTGGTTTTAGTTGCAGCCACAACTCTGGCTCAACGTATTGCACCGCCAAAATGGTTATTGGGTCAGCACTTTGATATTCGTAAAGGTCAGAAGCTTAATTTTGAAAGTCAGCGTCAGCGATTAAGCCGTGCAGGGTATCGCGCGGTTGAAACCGTCTTTGAACCCGGAGAATATGCACTTCGTGGTAGCCTCATGGATATTTTCCCGATGGGGCAGACTCAACCCATTCGCATCGAGCTTTTTGATGATGAAGTGGAGTCGCTGCGGTTATTTGATGCTGAGACACAACGTACAACGACACATATTGAAAATTTTAGACTTTTACCCGCACAAGAGTTTCCGCTGATTGATGGGCGCGGTATGTTTCGTGAGCGTTTTGGAGACTTATTCCCTGATGCGAGTCCGAAGCGTATTCCCTTTTATCAGGATGTTTTAAATGGAGTATCTGCCCAAGGACTGGAGTATTACCAGCCCCTATTCTTTGCACGTGACGAGTTTATTGAAGGCGGGACTTTATTTGATTACCTTCCGGAATCTTCGCTGATTGTTTCTGATCAAGAAGTTGATCAAGTATTAGATCATTTCTGGGTGGATATTAATCAACGCTATGAAGATCGTCGCCACAATGCCGAGCTTCCGATATTACCCCCCAATGAATTATTTTTAACGGTCAATGAACTATTTGGCCGGCTTAAAGCATTTGGCCGACTGGTGCTATCCGAGCAGCCATTTAGCCCACGTCAGGGCACGTATAATGTCGAAGCGCATGTTCCCCCGTTATTACCAATTGATCATAAGAGTCAGTATCCATTACAAGCCTTGTCGAGCTTTGTCGGGACTTTTAAGGGGCGAGTATTAATCATTGCCGAAAGTGCAGGCCGACGTGAGACGCTCAAAGAGCTGATTAGCCCAGCGCTGGGGAAAATGCCCGTTGTTGAGAGCTTGGACGAGTTCTTAAATGGCAAAATGCCTATTGCGCTTGGCACGGCAGCCCTTGAACGCGGATTGTTGCTCGATAATCAGCTTGCTGTTATTGTTGAAAATCAACTATTTGGTCAACGGGTCATTCAGCGCCGTCGTCGTAAGGTCTCCGAAGTCTCCGAAGAATTTCTGGTAAAAAGTTTATCAGAATTGTCTATTGGTGCGCCTGTAGTTCATATCGATCATGGAGTTGGACGTTACGGTGGGTTGGTTGCCCTAGAAATCGATAATCAAACGCATGAGTTTGTGCAACTTGATTATGCGGATAATGCTAAGGTTTATGTTCCCGTTGCCAACTTGCAACTGATTAGCCGTTATAGCGGTGGTGATCCCGATCATGCGCCACTGCACAAACTAGGCACGGATACTTGGAATAAAGCCAAGCGTAAGGCATTAGAAAAAATCCACGATGTTGCTGCCGAATTGCTCAATATTCAAGCGCGTCGGCAAGCGCGAGAGGGGCATGCCTTTGTGGTTGATGAGCATGCCTACGACATCTTTTGTAGCCAATTTTCGTTTGAAGAAACCCCAGATCAGGCCAATGCGATCACGGCAACGCTGCATGACATGGCACAATCAAAACCTATGGATCGTTTGGTGTGCGGGGATGTTGGATTTGGTAAAACTGAAGTCGCTATGCGTGCGGCATTTGTTGCAGTTCATGGTGGAAAACAAGTCGCTGTATTGGTTCCAACGACTTTGCTTGCACAACAGCACTATGAGAACTTCGTAGATCGTTTTGTCGATTGGCCAGTGCGCATCGAAGTTTTATCGCGTTTTGGCAGTAAGAAAGACCATAATAAGATCCTAGCAGATCTTGCGGCCGGTCAGGTGGATATCATTATTGGCACCCATAAGCTGATTCAAGAGGGGGTAGAATTCCACGATCTAGGACTCATGATTGTTGATGAAGAACATCGTTTTGGGGTCCGGGATAAAGAAAAAATTAAAGCAATTCGCGCTGATGTGGATATGCTGACATTGACGGCTACACCGATCCCGCGAACGTTAAATATGGCTTTTTCAGGCATCCGTGATCTGTCTATTATTGCGACGCCACCTGCGCGTCGTCTCGCGGTTAAAACTTTTGTGCTAGAGAAAACCAGCGCAGCGCTGAAAGAAGCAATTTTGCGTGAGCTACTCCGTGGTGGACAAGTTTATTTCTTGCACAATGATGTTGATAGTATCGAGCGCGCGGCAACAGAACTACGGACATTGATTCCTGAAGCGCGTGTTGCCGTTGCTCATGGCCAAATGCGTGAGCGTGAACTTGAGCAGGTTATGCAAGCGTTCTATCACAAGCAAGCCAATATCTTGGTCTGCTCAACGATTATTGAGACCGGGATTGATGTCCCTAATGCCAATACCATCATTATTGAACGCGCAGATAAATTGGGCTTAGCACAATTGCATCAATTACGTGGACGTGTAGGTCGATCTCATCATCAAGCTTATGCTTACCTTATGGTGCCTTCGGTTAAAAATCTGAAAGGGGATGCTGAAAAGCGCCTTGATGCAATTCAGCGTGCATCGACGCTTGGTGCGGGATTCATTTTAGCGACTGAGGACTTGGAAATTCGTGGGGCAGGAGAGCTTCTCGGCGAAGAGCAAAGCGGCAATATGCAAGCCATCGGTTTTAGTTTGTATATGGATATGCTCGAACGTGCAACGAAAGCCATTCAAAATGGTAAAGCCCCAAATCTCGATGCACCGTTATCGTTGACCAGTGATATTAATTTAAATTTACCGGCTTTAATTCCAGATCAATACTTAGGCGATGTGCATCAGCGACTATTATTTTATAAGCGTATCAGTCATGTTTCTGATTCCGAATCACTCAATGAAATTCGCGTCGAAATGATGGACCGGTTTGGCATGTTACCAAATCAGGCACAAAATTTATTTCATGTCCATCGCTTAAGGATTCAGGCAGAAAAGCTGGGTATTGAGAAAATGGATTTTAATGCGAAAGGCGGCATTATTGAGTTCTCAACGGAAACACCTGTTGAGGCGATGACCATCATTAAAATTATTCAAGCTAAACCGAAATTTTTTAAGATGGAAGGTGGTCGCCGTTTGCGCGTGACAGCGAATCTTATCGATGAAAAAGAACGTTTAAACTTTGCAAAAGAGCTCCTTGAGCAAATGGGTTAATTTTTTTTCATAGTTCAGAAGATCTATGCAGTGTAGCCAAATCGTTGAAGAGAAAGTTTGAAGCCCCTCCTTTTTTAAGTAGGGGCTTTGCTTTATTCCATCATCAAGAAAAGCATCACTATTTTGACTAGCCTATCACTTAATAAAAAAAACTGTAAAAGTTTCTTGTCGAATTGCACAGCTTTGGGGCAATATGACGCTCTTTTTTGGGGAACATCTGAGGGTCTTAAATTGCATAGTTTTGGTGCGGTTAAGGTGCTCTGAAGTCTTTTCCTACAATATTGATTGAGCAATGAGGGGGTGAAATGAATAGCAGTAGTGATGTGCTGTTTATACTGTTAGGCGCTGTGATGATTTTGGCCATGCATGCAGGCTTCGCTTTTCTTGAATTAGGGACGGTGAGAGTCAAGAATCAAGTGAATGCATTGGGTAAAATCATGACCGATTTTTCAATCTCAGCAATTGCTTATTTCTTTGTCGGATATTGGTTGGCATACGGTATCACCTTCTTTGATTCTGCAACGATTTTGACGGCGGACAAAGGGTATGGATTAGTTAAGTTTTTCTTTCTATTGACGTTTGCTGCTGCTATTCCAGCGATTATCTCCGGTGGTATTGCTGAGCGCGCAAAATTCCATCCGCAATCTATTGCGACTCTACTGTTAGTTGCTTTTGTTTATCCATTTTTTGAAGGTATTAGCTGGAATAATAACTTTGGTGTGCAACAGTGGCTTACAGATACCTTTGGTGCACCATTTCATGATTTTGCTGGCTCAGTGGTTGTGCATGCCGTTGGCGGCTGGATTGCACTCGTTGCTGTACTGCTACTGGGTGCTCGTCGAGGTCGCTATGGAAAAGATGGGCGTGTTGCGGCGCATCCGCCGTCATCCATTCCTTTCCTTGCACTGGGTTCATGGATTTTAATTGTGGGCTGGTTTGGATTTAACGTGATGAGTGCACAACGTTTAGATGCCATTTCAGGTTTGGTTGCGATTAACTCATTGATGGCGATGGTCGGTGGTACTTTAGCAGCCAACCTTGCTGGCAAGAATGATCCAGGTTTCATGCATAATGGTCCATTAGCAGGTTTAGTTGCAATTTGTGCAGGATCCAATATTGTGCATCCTTTAGGCGCACTTGTGATCGGCGCAATCGCAGGTGGTTTATTTGTTTATCTTTTTACCTTCACTCAAAATCGCCTAAAAATAGATGATGTGCTTGGTGTATGGCCATTGCACGGTGTATGTGGTGCTTGGGGAGGCATTGCTGCCGGTATATTTGGTATTCAAGCCCTAGGTGGTTTAGGCGGCGTCTCCATCTTCTCGCAAATCATTGGCACTGTTTTAGGTATCGTGATTGCATTGGCTGGAGGCTTTGTTGTCTATGGTGTGCTGAAGGTGACCATGGGATTACGCTTAACCCCAGAGGAAGAATACGAAGGCGCTGATCTGACGATTCACAAAGTTTCTTCGACTTTTGAGCGTGAGACTTTTTAAGAAACTCTTATCAATAAAAAACGCATCTTCAAGGGTGCGTTTTTTTATGGCTTAAATATTTCAAGAAAATTATGTCCACTCTATATTGAAATCTCTTTATTTGCTGTATAAACGAGAATACGGTGCTGGGTGTTTTTTGGCCATTTATTTCATGTTTTAATGCTAACCGTATCATTGATCTTAAATAGTAGAATTTATAAAGGATAGAAAAATGAACTGGTATCTCGATGTGTTAAAAAATCGATATGCACAATTTGAAGGGCGTGCACGTCGTGAAGAGTTCTGGATGTTTATACTGGTCTATATTCTGATCAGTATCGCCGTAAATGTCGTTGATGCAATTTTGGGAACACGGATTTTAGGAGCCATTTATTGGCTAGCGCTTTTGGTTCCTTGTATCGCTTTAAGCGCACGCAGACTGCATGACACGAATCGAAGTGGATGGTGGCAGTTAATTGGCCTTATCCCCATTATTGGTACCATTATTCTTATTGTCTGGTTTGCAACCGAAGGTCAATCCGAAAGTAATCAGTATGGGATGAACCCTAAAGCTTAGTAGCAGTCGACCAATCAACTATCGGATTTTAGAAATTAAAAAGCCATTGGGATATCCCAATGGCTTTTTGACAATTCTATCAATTTTAATGTAACTTCAGGGTGGGTCCAGAATTACGGGAAAGTAAATCTTTGAACATCAGTACACCGGTTTTGAAAACGCCGTGCAGTGCGACCTGATGTAAACGATATAAAGACAAGTACATGATGCGTGCAAAGAAGCCTTGAACGTTAATCTTTCCAATCAAGTTACCGACAGTATTAGTCTCACCCAAAGAAATGAGCGATCCTTTATCACTGAAGCTGAAGGTGGGTAGAGGTTTACCTTGAAGTTTTGCTTTGAGTATTTTTGCCAATACAATCGCTTCTTGATTAGCCACCTGCGCGCGCGGAGGTACTGCACGCTCTGCACCTTCGGGGGTAAAGCTCGCACAATCTCCAAATGCAAAGATCGAGTCATCACGCGTTGTTTGAAGTGTAGCGCGGACAACAAGTTGATTAATACGGTTGGTCTCAAGCCCTGCGATATCTTTTAAAACATCTGGTGCTTTGATGCCTGCTGACCAGACTTTCAGCGTAGCGGGTATAAAAATGTCGCCGTCACATTCGACAGAGTCTTTATGAATCGCGGTCACACGACGGCTAGTCAGTACCTGTATATTAAAATCCACCAATTGATCCGTTGCTGTGGATGAGGTATGTTTTGACAGGACAGGGAGAATACGATCTGCGGCTTCAATTAGGGTGATTCTGACATTACCTGGATCAATGCTATTGAGCCCATATCGAGTAAATTCATGCGCAGCATGGTGTAGCTCCGCAGCCAGTTCTACGCCCGTCGCGCCAGCCCCAATAATGGCAATATTGAGATCTTGAGGACTAGGATTCTCAATTGCACGTGCTTGAGCTTGTAAGTAGAGATTTAGAAATTCACGCTGGAAGCGGTCCGCTTGGGCACGTGAATCGAGAAAAATGCAATTCTCTTTTGCCCCAGGAGTACCGAAATCATTGGATGTTGAACCGATAGCGATCACCAAACTGTCATAACGTAGACTGCGTTCAGGAGCAATCTCATGACCCGTCTCATCAGTTAGAGGCTCTAAAATTAGCCGCTTATCTACACGATTAATATCTTTCATTCGTCCTAGATGAAACTCGAAATAATTTTTTGAAGCATGTGCAAAGTAATTTAGTTCGTCTTCAAAGGAATTAATCGTCCCGGCCGCAACTTCGTGCAATAAGGGCTTCCAGATGTGAGTTAATGTAGCATCAACAAGGATAATCTTTGCTTTACCTTGTTTCCCTAAGCTTTTTCCAAGCCGTGTTGCTAGTTCTAAACCACCTGCACCACCTCCAACAATAACAATGCGATGCTGTGAGTTCGAAGATTTTGTTTTAGTGGATTGCGTCATGTTAAAACACCTAGTTTTGAGAAAGCTTTAATA comes from the Aquirhabdus parva genome and includes:
- a CDS encoding NAD(P)/FAD-dependent oxidoreductase, whose product is MTQSTKTKSSNSQHRIVIVGGGAGGLELATRLGKSLGKQGKAKIILVDATLTHIWKPLLHEVAAGTINSFEDELNYFAHASKNYFEFHLGRMKDINRVDKRLILEPLTDETGHEIAPERSLRYDSLVIAIGSTSNDFGTPGAKENCIFLDSRAQADRFQREFLNLYLQAQARAIENPSPQDLNIAIIGAGATGVELAAELHHAAHEFTRYGLNSIDPGNVRITLIEAADRILPVLSKHTSSTATDQLVDFNIQVLTSRRVTAIHKDSVECDGDIFIPATLKVWSAGIKAPDVLKDIAGLETNRINQLVVRATLQTTRDDSIFAFGDCASFTPEGAERAVPPRAQVANQEAIVLAKILKAKLQGKPLPTFSFSDKGSLISLGETNTVGNLIGKINVQGFFARIMYLSLYRLHQVALHGVFKTGVLMFKDLLSRNSGPTLKLH
- the mfd gene encoding transcription-repair coupling factor, translated to MTLAVLSDLNQITETLIQIPAGERRWLGNLTGALPSLVLAELVQRTTSLVVMVAKDSAQVSLIDEELRFFGVTPYIFPDWETLPYDRLSVHQSIISERLSLLSNMPQQGVVLVAATTLAQRIAPPKWLLGQHFDIRKGQKLNFESQRQRLSRAGYRAVETVFEPGEYALRGSLMDIFPMGQTQPIRIELFDDEVESLRLFDAETQRTTTHIENFRLLPAQEFPLIDGRGMFRERFGDLFPDASPKRIPFYQDVLNGVSAQGLEYYQPLFFARDEFIEGGTLFDYLPESSLIVSDQEVDQVLDHFWVDINQRYEDRRHNAELPILPPNELFLTVNELFGRLKAFGRLVLSEQPFSPRQGTYNVEAHVPPLLPIDHKSQYPLQALSSFVGTFKGRVLIIAESAGRRETLKELISPALGKMPVVESLDEFLNGKMPIALGTAALERGLLLDNQLAVIVENQLFGQRVIQRRRRKVSEVSEEFLVKSLSELSIGAPVVHIDHGVGRYGGLVALEIDNQTHEFVQLDYADNAKVYVPVANLQLISRYSGGDPDHAPLHKLGTDTWNKAKRKALEKIHDVAAELLNIQARRQAREGHAFVVDEHAYDIFCSQFSFEETPDQANAITATLHDMAQSKPMDRLVCGDVGFGKTEVAMRAAFVAVHGGKQVAVLVPTTLLAQQHYENFVDRFVDWPVRIEVLSRFGSKKDHNKILADLAAGQVDIIIGTHKLIQEGVEFHDLGLMIVDEEHRFGVRDKEKIKAIRADVDMLTLTATPIPRTLNMAFSGIRDLSIIATPPARRLAVKTFVLEKTSAALKEAILRELLRGGQVYFLHNDVDSIERAATELRTLIPEARVAVAHGQMRERELEQVMQAFYHKQANILVCSTIIETGIDVPNANTIIIERADKLGLAQLHQLRGRVGRSHHQAYAYLMVPSVKNLKGDAEKRLDAIQRASTLGAGFILATEDLEIRGAGELLGEEQSGNMQAIGFSLYMDMLERATKAIQNGKAPNLDAPLSLTSDINLNLPALIPDQYLGDVHQRLLFYKRISHVSDSESLNEIRVEMMDRFGMLPNQAQNLFHVHRLRIQAEKLGIEKMDFNAKGGIIEFSTETPVEAMTIIKIIQAKPKFFKMEGGRRLRVTANLIDEKERLNFAKELLEQMG
- a CDS encoding DUF805 domain-containing protein, with product MNWYLDVLKNRYAQFEGRARREEFWMFILVYILISIAVNVVDAILGTRILGAIYWLALLVPCIALSARRLHDTNRSGWWQLIGLIPIIGTIILIVWFATEGQSESNQYGMNPKA
- a CDS encoding ammonium transporter; the encoded protein is MNSSSDVLFILLGAVMILAMHAGFAFLELGTVRVKNQVNALGKIMTDFSISAIAYFFVGYWLAYGITFFDSATILTADKGYGLVKFFFLLTFAAAIPAIISGGIAERAKFHPQSIATLLLVAFVYPFFEGISWNNNFGVQQWLTDTFGAPFHDFAGSVVVHAVGGWIALVAVLLLGARRGRYGKDGRVAAHPPSSIPFLALGSWILIVGWFGFNVMSAQRLDAISGLVAINSLMAMVGGTLAANLAGKNDPGFMHNGPLAGLVAICAGSNIVHPLGALVIGAIAGGLFVYLFTFTQNRLKIDDVLGVWPLHGVCGAWGGIAAGIFGIQALGGLGGVSIFSQIIGTVLGIVIALAGGFVVYGVLKVTMGLRLTPEEEYEGADLTIHKVSSTFERETF